Genomic window (Streptomyces cadmiisoli):
CACGACGAGTTCCTGGTGCTGTGCCTGCTGGCCGAGCAGCCCGAGGGCGGCCTGCGGATGACGCGGATCGCGGAGCTGCTGGGCCGGCCGAAGACCCGGCTCACCTATCAGATCGCCTGCCTCCAGCGCGGCGGTCTGGTCACCCGGCGCACGGTGTGCGGCGACCGGCGGGGCGTCGAGGTCGACCTCACCGCCAAGGCGCGCGGACAGCTCCAGGAGGCGTCCGCGGCGCTCGCCACGGCGGTGACCGAGGCCCTCGCCACCCGGGTCGGCCCGGCGGAGCGGGAGGCGGTGGCCGGGCTGCTGCCGGGGCTCGGCGACAAGGCGCCGGCCGAATGACACCCCGGCGGGGCTGACGTCGCGGCGGGCGCTCCGGTGCCGACACGCACCCCCGCAGGCCGTTTTCCCCCGCCGGTGCTCTCGCCGGCGTACTCCCGCGGGCGTGCGACCGCCCCCTTAACACCCCGGGGAGTACCGCCCGTTTGCCCCTCGTGCGCGACGCGGCGCACGGGTTCACCGCGGGGCGGCCGGC
Coding sequences:
- a CDS encoding MarR family winged helix-turn-helix transcriptional regulator, with amino-acid sequence MADSADHPADLPPCPPAPGGGLLPPELRAWMRLLAATGAVEQRLRSVVKERLDVSHDEFLVLCLLAEQPEGGLRMTRIAELLGRPKTRLTYQIACLQRGGLVTRRTVCGDRRGVEVDLTAKARGQLQEASAALATAVTEALATRVGPAEREAVAGLLPGLGDKAPAE